From the genome of Bacillus sp. Bos-x628:
AAATGACAAAGTGCTAGCAAATGCTATTTTTGACCTTCACCAGCTACGGACAGAAGGTTTAGAAATGAATGGGGAAATTCACGACGTTCAAATAATGATGAAGGTTCTCAATGAAAATGAACCGTCGTACAAATTGAAAGACTTAGTATCTAAATACTTGAAAATTGAGGGTGACAACTTTGACAAGCTGTTTGGTGAAACCCCTTTCAATGAAGTGGCTTTGAAGTATGCCAGATACTACGCATGTAAAGATACACATATCACATGGTTATTATATGTGTTCCTATTGGAACATTTGAAGAAGCAGAAAGGCTTATACAACTACTATATGAAGGTTGAACAGCCTTTGACACGAGTTGTTTTTGAAATGGAAAGGCAGGGATTCATTCCTATTCTTGATGAGGCTGATAAAGTTTCCGTCAAATTAGGTGCAAAGGTTGAAACCTTAAAGGAGTCGCTTATTGAGGAACTTGGCGACATTAACCTTAATTCTCCTAAACAGCTACTTCCAGCCCTTAAAGCACTTGGTCTTGATCTGGACAGTACAGCTAAGGATGAATTAAAGAAAAACAAGCACCATCCGACCGTAAGTAAACTTTTAGAATACAGAAAACTTCACAAATTGAATAAGGACTTTATTTCTAAGATAAGGGACTTTATTCAGCCTGATGGAAAGGTTCATGGAACGTTTAATCCTAATGGGGCAAGGACGGGTCGGTTCTCATCTAAAGAACCTAACTTACAACAGATTCCACCTGAGGCTAGAACTATCTATCGTGTAGACGACGACAGCTTGATTCTAGGCCTTGACTTTAAAGCCCAAGAACCACGTATGTTAGCACACTACACGCAAGAACCAATCTTAGTAGATAACTACACTAAGGGTCGTGACTTGTACGCAACGCTGGCCAGCGAGTTTTACGGAAAATCCTATGAAGAATGCTACAAAACACCAGATGGTGAGGATACCAAGGAACGAAAAACTTTTAAGGTTGTCGTCTTGGCGATCATGTACGGCATGGGAGGGAAATCCCTTGGGAATTCACTAGGAATTAAAGAGAAAGAAGCACAAGCCATTATTGATAAATTTTATGTACAGTTTCCAAAGGTAGCACAGTTCGTTAAGAAAAATACGGTTGAGGCTTGCCGCCAAGGTTTTGTTGAAATGAAGCTGGGGGATGTTGTCAGGAAGCGTCGACTCCCCTTCTTCCGAGGTAAGAACCCAAAATACGCTTATGATACATTCTCAACTAACGCTAAGATTCAGGGGACAACAGCAATTCAAACAAAACTATGCATGATTGAAGGATACAAACTTTGTCAACATTTGTCGAAACCTGACAGAGAGTTTGCTGTCTTGGCATGTATACATGATGAACTTCTTTACAAAGTCCCTAAGGATATTACTAGAGAAGAAGTCACGCTGTTTGAAAACATTATGACTGACACCGTGAAGCTGAATAATATTCCTTCTGGTACAGATGGTGTGCTTGGAAATTGTTGGGGCAACTTGACTCCCGTTGATAAGCACTTTGAACAGCAAGCTAACTAATTTCAATAAATATAGACACTCTTTCGAGGGTGTCTTTTTTGTTTTATAAAACGAAAAGGACTGATTGTATGAGTTTAGTATCAAAACCCCTTGACTTCGCTGAACAAATTAGAGAACAGCGGGCAAGTCAAGAAAGAGGCAGACAGTTAATTGCTGACCTTAGTTCGCATATTGAGGCCATTGGAGGAGAAAATTATTTCGATATTTTAGAGGTAGAGGAGTTGATTCTACGGGAACAAGCCCACGCTGTTGAGGTAATGAAGAAGGAAAAAGATTACCCTGACGACCTTCCACGTTTTTCTCCATCCAATGCTGGAAAATCCAAGGCTGAATTGTATTTAAAGGCGATCAAGGCGAAGAAGGATGAGAAGTTGACTTATCCTTTCCAAAACAGATGGACTCGTAATAGTTCGGCCATTCATGGTGCTATGCAGAAAACACTGCTAGAGGCTGAGATCATATTACAAGACCCTATGTTCAGAGTCATGAAACTTCCTGAAAAGGGTGGGCTTCCTGCTTGGGAGAAGAATATTGAACGCTGGAAAGTGGTTGAACATAACGGACAACGCTTTGTGATCTTTGGGATGTGTGATGGTATCCTAGAGTACACGAAAGACGGTTCTAAGGTTGGTTTTGAATA
Proteins encoded in this window:
- a CDS encoding DNA polymerase; protein product: MELFNPELETVNEDEKKLNRVREAERKKALKEYQPTDEEVWETGYETHTGSRKAGIYQMKLSDADKRKLDAVKKAIDAGELTRGVDDMKKFNKTHALKLYDILVKKQRGAILEDMVKRTPSNYILAMDEFTLGQMFEVLKDEPIISVDTETTGLNLYGRDKIVGVSFTAPNADLHWYIPLRHDEDNAPFEKARYYIEQVLTLKNDKVLANAIFDLHQLRTEGLEMNGEIHDVQIMMKVLNENEPSYKLKDLVSKYLKIEGDNFDKLFGETPFNEVALKYARYYACKDTHITWLLYVFLLEHLKKQKGLYNYYMKVEQPLTRVVFEMERQGFIPILDEADKVSVKLGAKVETLKESLIEELGDINLNSPKQLLPALKALGLDLDSTAKDELKKNKHHPTVSKLLEYRKLHKLNKDFISKIRDFIQPDGKVHGTFNPNGARTGRFSSKEPNLQQIPPEARTIYRVDDDSLILGLDFKAQEPRMLAHYTQEPILVDNYTKGRDLYATLASEFYGKSYEECYKTPDGEDTKERKTFKVVVLAIMYGMGGKSLGNSLGIKEKEAQAIIDKFYVQFPKVAQFVKKNTVEACRQGFVEMKLGDVVRKRRLPFFRGKNPKYAYDTFSTNAKIQGTTAIQTKLCMIEGYKLCQHLSKPDREFAVLACIHDELLYKVPKDITREEVTLFENIMTDTVKLNNIPSGTDGVLGNCWGNLTPVDKHFEQQAN